The DNA segment GCGCCATTTCACTGCTTATGTATGTGCATGGTAAAGGTCTCTAGGCCTGCAGTCCTAtacctgcttacctgggagtcatagaatcatagagcagcacagttggaaggggcctataaggccatcaagtccaaccccctgcccaatgcaggaatccaaatcagaaatcagtgggacttactcgaGAGCAAGAAatgtctaggattgcactgtatagGAGGCAAGATTGCACAATGTCCAAAAACCTCCTCTTGGCGAGCGTGAAAACACGGTAGGTGAgcatgtagttttttttaaaaaaaagttaacccAAACCTAAGCAAAACGGAGGGAGGAACAGCGCTTGTAGTTTAGGAGTTTATTTTATGAATCTTTGCGACGATTCCCTTTTGGAAAACTGTGATAAAGGCAGCAGCGCCATCAACGTGGGGAAGCCTTGCACCTCCGCGCGCCCTCTTACTGAAGCAAAAGGATTTGCGCCTTTGCCATGCACACCTCGTGCCTCTCCTATATGCCggtggagctgctgctgctggaggcgAGAGGGGCGCCCCCACCCAGGGCGGGTCTTTGTTGGGCCGCCAGCTGTGCGAGGGGCTCGCGTGGCTCAGCCCAGAGGCGCCTCTCTGATTGGCCTCTTGCGGCGGTAACGAGACAGGCACGCTTCGAGCCGGCCTGATAAGATAAAGCGTGCCAAGCCGCGGGAGGGGGGCGCGGGGGAGCGAAGACGGGACGGGACTGAGAAAGAACCACACGCTGCCCAGATCGGGAAATCCCGCATTGTCTCGGCGCCCTATATATAGGGACCCCCGAAGGCAGTCGTGTGCCCGACCTGCAGCCTCCACTCTGCAGCTGTCAGGGAAGGCGCGCTCCTCTCCTCCACCTCCAAGGTGGGCTGCTCCCAACGCGACACCTTCTTCGCCTCTGGCTCAGGTAAGAAGATCCACCCGATTATCCTTCGGAGCTTAATCTGTCTCCCTTTGAGAGGCGCCGGGCCCCACCTATGATCCGGGCAGAGGTAAAGACGCTTTGCATGCTCCCAGAGGCTCCCTCGTCTCATGCAGTCATATTCTTCTTAAAAGCTGCAAGTAGGTGCAGGGGTTTAACCTCGGCTTATTTCTCCTGGAGTGTGTGCAACATGTTGCTGCTTGCCCAACGTGAAACTCTTCAGACCtcttttgtgatgcacttctaaACCTTTACCTTATCCCAACCCCTTCCCCCCGCAGCTGTAGCGCCCAAGGGTGCCGCTTTTATATACCTTTCAGCGCCCAGAGCTTAAACCCACTTTCCCAGGCGCGGGTCGTCCCGCGGATGTGCCCCTGCGCCCCGATCATCTTGGGTACCCTTCCCAACCTGCAACCGGGCCCTAACGTGGGCCCCTCCTCCGGCTCTCTCTGTCCCTGCAGGATGTCTCCCAAGACGGCCTCTTCTCCAGCCTCGCAGGGGACCAGCGAGGGAGAGCCCCCCTACTCGGGCATCTCCGACGACGACGcctccttctcttcttcctcGTCTCCTTCGCTGCCCGCCGGCAGCCTGCCTTCCTCCCCGAGCCCTTGCCTGCTGGAGGCAGGCGACAAGGCGGCCCACGGCGGATCGACCTCCGCAAGCGGCTGCGCCAAGGCGGCGAAAGGCCGTCGGGGTCGCGGCAAAGGCAAGGGCGAGGGGCTAGGACCCAGCAAGGCGAAGCGAAGTCGGCGCATGAAGGCCAACGACCGGGAGCGGAATCGGATGCACAACCTGAACTCGGCGCTGGACGCCCTACGCGGCGTCTTGCCCACTTTCCCCGACGACGCCAAGCTGACAAAGATCGAGACGCTGCGCTTCGCCCACAACTACATCTGGGCGCTCTCCGAGACCCTCCGCCTGGCCGATCAGAGCCTCGCAGCCGTCGGCCCCGAGACGGGCCCCTGTTTCCAGCCGCTGGGCGGCGGCCCCGACGGCCTCGCCGCCTTGTCTTGCCAGTGGGGCGCCGCCACCCTCGCGGCGCTCTATTCGCCGGGCTCGCAAGAGGGCAGCCTCAGCCCGACGGACTCTGCGGGAGACGGACGCCCTTTACGGGCGCCCGGCGGAGGCCCTCCTTGTCTCAGGCACACGGCCCGGACGGCCTTCCCGGACT comes from the Rhineura floridana isolate rRhiFlo1 chromosome 7, rRhiFlo1.hap2, whole genome shotgun sequence genome and includes:
- the NEUROG3 gene encoding neurogenin-3 is translated as MSPKTASSPASQGTSEGEPPYSGISDDDASFSSSSSPSLPAGSLPSSPSPCLLEAGDKAAHGGSTSASGCAKAAKGRRGRGKGKGEGLGPSKAKRSRRMKANDRERNRMHNLNSALDALRGVLPTFPDDAKLTKIETLRFAHNYIWALSETLRLADQSLAAVGPETGPCFQPLGGGPDGLAALSCQWGAATLAALYSPGSQEGSLSPTDSAGDGRPLRAPGGGPPCLRHTARTAFPDFV